The Chryseolinea soli genome contains a region encoding:
- a CDS encoding YybH family protein produces MEKKLFLTPVQIILMSFLCFNGQAQQATSTNLEEAKKAIAASNEIYFQAFVKGDSSLFIDRYTTDCWIMRPNTPALCGVDAPLEFFKIGYHKFGVRNGKFITIDVFGDGVEYVTEVGFWQLFDVHHALFDNGKFLRLWKKTPEGWKMFRDSFSSDRHK; encoded by the coding sequence ATGGAGAAAAAACTTTTTCTTACACCAGTTCAAATTATCCTGATGTCATTTTTGTGCTTCAATGGCCAGGCGCAGCAAGCAACGAGCACCAACCTGGAGGAGGCAAAAAAGGCAATCGCAGCGAGTAACGAGATTTATTTCCAGGCCTTTGTCAAAGGAGACTCGTCCCTGTTTATTGACCGCTACACAACGGACTGCTGGATCATGCGGCCAAATACCCCGGCACTTTGCGGTGTGGACGCGCCGCTTGAGTTTTTTAAAATCGGCTATCACAAGTTTGGCGTCAGAAATGGAAAATTTATCACGATTGATGTATTTGGGGATGGAGTGGAATATGTCACGGAAGTAGGGTTCTGGCAGCTGTTTGATGTTCATCATGCGCTGTTTGACAATGGAAAATTTCTGAGGCTGTGGAAGAAGACCCCGGAGGGATGGAAAATGTTCAGGGACTCATTTAGTAGTGACCGGCACAAATAA
- a CDS encoding dihydrofolate reductase family protein: MGKIVSFINTTPDGFADSQYVTPDPEYFAFVHDVLAEIQTVAYGRNTFELFQQLWPARLESDDTPEWQLSMAKALTDIPKLVYSSGLNNTTWNNSTIVRAVDVEAISRFKQEGQKGLLTFGSMELVAALTEKQLVDDYYFCIQSLLAGGGSFRLFDKIKLTPQPLKLKSAKVLQSGVVIVHYERAH, from the coding sequence ATGGGAAAAATTGTCAGTTTTATCAACACCACCCCGGATGGGTTTGCGGATAGCCAGTATGTCACGCCAGATCCGGAATATTTTGCCTTTGTTCATGATGTGTTGGCAGAGATACAAACCGTCGCCTATGGACGCAACACGTTTGAATTGTTCCAACAGCTCTGGCCGGCGAGGCTGGAAAGCGACGATACGCCCGAGTGGCAACTCAGCATGGCGAAAGCGCTCACCGACATTCCCAAGCTGGTATATTCATCGGGCTTGAACAACACGACCTGGAACAACTCGACCATTGTGAGAGCAGTTGATGTTGAAGCGATCAGCCGGTTTAAACAGGAGGGTCAAAAAGGGCTACTGACTTTTGGGAGCATGGAATTGGTAGCAGCCCTCACCGAAAAGCAGCTGGTAGACGATTATTATTTCTGCATTCAGTCTCTTCTTGCCGGCGGCGGTAGCTTCCGTCTGTTCGACAAGATCAAATTGACACCTCAACCCTTGAAATTGAAGTCTGCAAAAGTTCTTCAATCGGGCGTAGTCATTGTGCATTATGAACGTGCCCATTAA
- a CDS encoding ABC transporter permease encodes MYTSYFKIGWRNLVRNKGYSLINIGGLALGMAVAMLISLWIYDELAFNKYHQHYDRIARVMRNLNMNGETLTTTILPSALGDELRTKYGNQFEQVVMAALGGDHILSTLSEDGPGGETKLSLHGEFVETAGPEMFTLNMLQGSRSGLNDPHSILISQSAAKALFGNDNPMGKLLKIDHSDRMDVKVTGVYEDLPYNTDFNEMKFYAPFELAVSANAWMQQPTFTNDFLNIYVTLGDHTSFEAASDQIKDAILNNVREDKNYVSVHPQLALHPMKDWHLRSEWKNGVVAGGHIQTVWLFGIVGAFVLLLACINFMNLSTARSEKRAKEVGIRKAIGSVRAQLVNQFFSESFLVVGLAFVIAVAAVWTSLNWFNDLASKQMEMPWTNAYFWLSSFAFILFTGLLAGSYPAFYLSSFNAVRVLKGSLRVGRLASIPRKVLVVTQFTVSVTLIIGTIIVYQQIQFAKDRPIGYSRDGLLMIQMTAPEFHGQYDVLLTELKNTGAVLDMAESSSPPTDIWSQNGGFNWNGKDPAFTPQWATLTVTPEYGKTMGWQFVSGRDFSRDIASDSAGFVINEAAAKVLGFENPVGETIQWSGGWRSKFNRFTVIGVIKDMVMKSPYAPSVPSVFFLSKYGTNWINLRINPQISAGTALPKIEAVFKKLIPSAPFDYKFADQEYALKFAAEERVGKLASVFAVLAILISCLGLFGLASFVAEQRTKEIGIRKVVGASVFSLWKMLSRDFVVLVVVSCFIAIPLAYYFLDAWLKKYEYRTDISGWVFVVTSLAALVITLLTVSYQAVKAALMNPVKSLRSE; translated from the coding sequence ATGTATACAAGCTATTTCAAGATCGGATGGAGAAATCTCGTCCGGAACAAGGGATACTCTCTTATCAACATCGGTGGCCTGGCATTGGGTATGGCCGTGGCCATGCTCATCAGTCTGTGGATCTATGATGAATTGGCATTCAATAAATATCATCAGCACTACGATCGCATTGCGCGCGTCATGCGAAACCTCAACATGAATGGGGAAACGTTGACCACCACGATCTTGCCGAGTGCGCTTGGCGATGAGCTTAGAACCAAATACGGAAATCAATTTGAACAGGTGGTGATGGCCGCTTTGGGCGGAGACCATATCCTTTCGACCCTCTCTGAAGACGGGCCGGGAGGAGAAACAAAATTATCACTGCACGGCGAGTTCGTGGAAACGGCGGGACCTGAAATGTTCACGTTGAACATGCTTCAGGGTTCCAGGTCCGGATTGAACGACCCGCATTCGATCTTAATTTCACAGTCTGCCGCCAAAGCCCTCTTCGGAAACGACAACCCCATGGGCAAACTCCTGAAGATCGACCATAGCGACCGCATGGACGTGAAGGTTACAGGGGTCTATGAAGACCTCCCCTATAACACCGATTTCAATGAGATGAAATTTTATGCGCCGTTCGAATTGGCGGTCTCGGCCAATGCCTGGATGCAACAGCCAACCTTTACCAACGACTTTCTCAATATTTATGTGACCCTCGGCGACCACACCAGTTTTGAAGCTGCTTCGGATCAGATCAAGGATGCCATCCTGAACAATGTCCGTGAAGACAAAAACTATGTGTCCGTTCATCCACAACTTGCGCTGCATCCGATGAAGGATTGGCACCTGCGCTCGGAATGGAAGAACGGCGTCGTGGCCGGCGGGCATATCCAGACAGTGTGGCTTTTTGGTATTGTGGGGGCTTTCGTGTTGCTGCTGGCCTGCATCAACTTCATGAACCTGAGCACCGCCCGCTCTGAAAAAAGGGCCAAGGAGGTTGGGATCCGGAAAGCTATTGGGTCCGTTCGCGCGCAATTGGTGAATCAGTTTTTCAGCGAGTCTTTCTTAGTGGTCGGTCTTGCTTTTGTGATCGCTGTTGCTGCTGTGTGGACCTCCTTAAACTGGTTCAATGATTTGGCCAGCAAACAAATGGAAATGCCCTGGACGAACGCTTACTTTTGGTTGAGTAGTTTTGCTTTCATTCTGTTCACCGGATTGCTGGCGGGAAGTTATCCGGCGTTTTATCTTTCCTCTTTCAATGCCGTCAGGGTGCTGAAGGGGTCTTTACGCGTTGGCCGGCTTGCCTCCATTCCCCGTAAGGTACTTGTGGTTACACAGTTTACGGTATCGGTCACGTTGATCATCGGGACGATCATTGTCTACCAACAAATTCAGTTTGCCAAAGACCGACCGATCGGGTATAGCCGCGATGGGCTGCTCATGATCCAGATGACCGCGCCCGAATTCCATGGTCAATACGATGTGCTGCTGACAGAATTAAAAAATACCGGCGCCGTGTTAGACATGGCCGAATCGTCGAGCCCGCCGACGGACATCTGGTCCCAAAACGGCGGTTTCAACTGGAATGGAAAGGACCCGGCATTTACACCACAATGGGCAACCCTGACGGTAACACCCGAATATGGAAAGACCATGGGTTGGCAGTTTGTGAGCGGCCGCGATTTTTCGAGAGACATCGCCAGTGATTCAGCGGGTTTTGTGATCAATGAAGCCGCCGCAAAAGTTTTGGGTTTTGAAAATCCCGTGGGTGAAACCATCCAATGGAGTGGCGGATGGCGGAGCAAATTCAACCGCTTTACCGTGATCGGTGTCATTAAAGATATGGTGATGAAATCACCTTATGCCCCATCGGTGCCTTCCGTCTTTTTCTTGAGCAAGTATGGAACAAACTGGATCAACCTCCGGATCAATCCGCAAATCAGTGCGGGCACTGCGCTTCCCAAAATCGAAGCCGTCTTCAAGAAATTAATTCCTTCAGCACCGTTCGATTACAAATTTGCGGACCAGGAATACGCGCTAAAATTTGCAGCGGAAGAACGCGTTGGAAAATTAGCATCCGTTTTTGCCGTGCTGGCCATACTCATCAGTTGCCTGGGGTTATTCGGACTCGCCTCCTTTGTTGCCGAACAACGCACCAAAGAAATTGGCATCCGCAAAGTGGTGGGCGCTTCGGTGTTTAGCCTTTGGAAGATGTTGTCAAGGGATTTTGTTGTGCTGGTGGTCGTCTCCTGTTTCATTGCCATTCCCTTGGCGTATTACTTTTTAGACGCATGGTTAAAAAAATATGAATACCGGACCGACATATCCGGGTGGGTCTTTGTGGTGACCAGCCTGGCTGCACTAGTCATTACTTTATTGACGGTAAGCTATCAGGCCGTGAAAGCGGCCTTGATGAATCCTGTGAAAAGCCTTCGCTCGGAATGA
- a CDS encoding YciI family protein — MEKFMLLFRGSDVYQPDQPPEALQALKQQLIHWLTDLSQKGLHVASEPFETTGKQIWGAKKTVTDGPFGETREIVGGCTIVRAKDIHEAVEIAKSCPILESNANVEVRPIQKM, encoded by the coding sequence ATGGAAAAATTTATGCTCTTATTCAGAGGTAGCGACGTCTACCAGCCAGACCAACCTCCTGAAGCCTTGCAAGCGCTGAAACAGCAGTTGATACATTGGTTAACGGACCTTTCTCAAAAAGGCCTGCATGTAGCCAGCGAACCCTTTGAAACAACCGGCAAACAGATTTGGGGTGCAAAGAAAACGGTAACGGATGGTCCGTTTGGAGAGACAAGAGAGATTGTTGGAGGGTGCACCATTGTGCGGGCCAAAGATATTCATGAGGCCGTTGAAATTGCAAAAAGCTGTCCTATTTTAGAATCGAATGCAAATGTCGAAGTGCGCCCTATCCAAA